A stretch of the Lactuca sativa cultivar Salinas chromosome 9, Lsat_Salinas_v11, whole genome shotgun sequence genome encodes the following:
- the LOC111894325 gene encoding uncharacterized protein LOC111894325, whose translation MDGLWMLVQPPANQPVLPVIPRDAYYPELPVAYNPIPPVEEAPIQQEEIEIEENPEEDMEEDPEEDPEEDIEVDPEEEPEEDMDEEDNDEVIMITESESSVTPPSTPIHSFTTAPSRCPKRNARMSVPDRRPTTLRQSNRFSHT comes from the coding sequence ATGGACGGACTATGGATGTTGGTTCAACCCCCAGCAAACCAACCCGTACTTCCCGTAATCCCTAGAGATGCATACTACCCCGAGCTCCCTGTAGCATACAACCCTATCCCACCGGTCGAGGAGGCACCAATACAACAGGAGGAGATCGAGATCGAAGAAAATCCTGAGGAGGACAtggaagaggatcccgaagaagacccggaggaggACATCGAAGTGGATCCCGAGGAAGAGCCCGAGGAAGATATGGATGAGGAAGATAATGACGAAGTGATCATGATAACTGAATCAGAATCATCTGTCACACCTCCATCCACCCCAATTCACTCTTTCACTACAGCTCCAAGTCGATGTCCCAAGAGAAATGCCAGGATGTCAGTCCCAGATCGAAGACCCACAACGCTGAGGCAAAGCAATAGGTTTTCCCACACCTAA